In Methanocella paludicola SANAE, the sequence GGTAGCCACCAAGCTCAAAGAGGTAGCCGCCGATGCCCGGCGCGACGAGGGTGCCCACGAAGCTTCCGGTGATGGCGATGCCCGTCGCCCACTGCCGCCGGTCCGGCGGGAAAAAGTCGGCCAGGAGTGCGAGGCCGGCCGTGTACGTGGCGGCCGCCGATATGCCCTGTAAGGCCCTGGCCACGATCAGTAGTGTAAAATCGTTAGCGTAAGCGAACATCAGTGTCGACAAGAACAGGCCCACCAGGCCAACCACCATCGGCGCCTTCCTGCCTACACGGTCAGAGATAACGCCGAAGACGGGCGATGCGACGAGCAGCATGAGCGCATAGCTCGCGAACATGATGCCGATCATCTGCTGGGATGCGCCCAGCCCGGTCGCGTACTGCGGCAGTATCGGCACGATCATCGAGTAGATCGCCATATCCGTGAATATGGCGATCGCGACTACCAGGAGGGCCATTTTTGCGTTGCCATCCATTTTGAGTTCTTTAGGTATATCCATCGTTTATCCCTCTATAAACATTCATGTATGTATGTAATTATTACAGACGATCTTCTTCCGTCATTCGAGACTTCGAGGGCCAGGCCCTCAAAAGTTTACATACATACATGTATGTTTATAGTATTTATACCTTGCTCTTCTTGCGGTCCGCAGGGACCAGGCCCTTAAGGTAGGCCTGAACGACAGGCCTGGCGTAGGCCTTTATTGAGAACAGGGAGTGGTCCATCATCCACATGACGATCACGCCGTTCATCAGGCCGATGGCCGTGATGGCGCCGATCTCGGGGTCGATGTCCGGCCGGATCTCGCCGGCCTGCTGGCCCAGCCGGATAAGGTCCGCAAAAGAGTCGATCGATGCGCGCTGCAGCCGGAACTTTTCCTTCATGCTGTCCTCGAGCTCGGGCACGACCTCGGTCCGGAGGATCGTTAGCTCCTGAACGGCACGGAAATCGTCGTCCTCTTCCAGGTACTCCATGAGCCGTATAAGAATACGCTCGAGCGTCTGCAGCGGAGTCCCGCCTTCAGCGACCACGGCCGTGGCGATCTCCTGGGCGCCCCGGGAACGCTCGTTGATCAGTACTTCGAAAAGCTCGGGCTTGCCGTTCTTGAAGTGCCAGTAGACGGCCCCGCGAGTCACGCCCGCTTCCCGGGCGATATCATCAAGAGTCGTCGAAACGTAGCCCTTTTTGCTAAATACCTTGAGCCCGGCGTTCAGAATTTTTTCGCGGGTAGCCTCCGCTTCTTCCTTCGTCTTCCGCATAGTCGTCTAAGAGTTATAC encodes:
- a CDS encoding TetR family transcriptional regulator, whose translation is MRKTKEEAEATREKILNAGLKVFSKKGYVSTTLDDIAREAGVTRGAVYWHFKNGKPELFEVLINERSRGAQEIATAVVAEGGTPLQTLERILIRLMEYLEEDDDFRAVQELTILRTEVVPELEDSMKEKFRLQRASIDSFADLIRLGQQAGEIRPDIDPEIGAITAIGLMNGVIVMWMMDHSLFSIKAYARPVVQAYLKGLVPADRKKSKV